One Paroedura picta isolate Pp20150507F chromosome 3, Ppicta_v3.0, whole genome shotgun sequence genomic window carries:
- the CSRNP2 gene encoding cysteine/serine-rich nuclear protein 2 yields MDAITSASLKRKFDEVDVGSPVSNSDDEISNSDSADSCDSINPPSSTGFIPTSILKRQKQLRRKNVRFDQVTVYYFARRQGFTSVPSQGGSSLGMAQRHNSVRRYTLGEFAQEQEVNHREILREHLKEEKLHAKKMKLTKNGTVESEEADGLTLEDVSDDDIDVENVEVDDYFFLQPLPTKRRRALLRASGVHRIDAEEKQELRAIRLSREECGCDCRLYCDPEACACSQAGIKCQVDRMSFPCGCSRDGCGNMAGRIEFNPIRVRTHYLHTIMKLELENKRQVSRAQTLEEEPPHGSSNDWLGTQSSETQDFQEFMAENETAVMHLQTAEELERLKAEEDSSSGSSVESLGVCILEEPLAVPEGICPSLATPILIQAQLPPGSSVLCFTDSSEQASSAEGDQPYLNNGPVVYYQVDQRSVLGVKGESSAEESEIPSRYPEEKELSVYSVPVSSLMPCGRAAASGRAEAGKAALSSDPLPSESSLSEGPLPFHPDVPQDSLCPQGVGQPPDRASELPSSEEHALGPALAV; encoded by the exons ATGGATGCCATCACAAGCGCCAGCCTCAAGAGGAAGTTCGATGAGGTGGACGTGGGTTCGCCCGTCTCCAACTCCGATGATGAAATCTCCAACAGCGACAGCGCCGACAGCTGCGACAGCATCAACCCTCCCAGCTCCACCGGCTTCATAC CCACTTCCATCTTGAAAAGGCAGAAGCAACTGCGCAGGAAGAACGTGCGCTTTGACCAGGTGACCGTGTACTATTTTGCAAGGCGTCAGGGATTTACCAGCGTGCCCAGCCAAGGGGGCAGCTCCCTGGGCATGGCCCAGCGCCACAACTCCGTCCGCAGGTACACCCTTGGTGAGTTTGCCCAGGAGCAGGAAGTGAATCATCGGGAGATTCTCCGAGAGCACCTGAAGGAGGAGAAGCTTCACGCCAAGAAAATGAAG ctgaCGAAGAACGGCACAGTGGAGTCAGAGGAGGCGGACGGCCTGACTCTCGAAGACGTCTCCGACGACGACATCGACGTGGAGAACGTGGAGGTGGACGACTACTTCTTCCTGCAGCCGCTGCCCACCAAGCGGCGCCGGGCCCTACTCCGGGCCTCTGGGGTCCACCGCATCGATGCCGAGGAGAAGCAAGAGCTGCGCGCCATCCGGCTCTCGCGGGAGGAGTGTGGCTGCGACTGTCGACTGTACTGTGACCCCGAGGCCTGTGCCTGCAGCCAGGCGGGAATTAAATGCCAG GTGGACCGAATGTCCTTCCCGTGTGGCTGTTCCAGGGACGGCTGCGGGAACATGGCGGGGCGAATTGAATTCAATCCCATCCGGGTGCGGACTCACTACCTCCACACCATTATGAAACTGGAGCTGGAGAACAAGCGGCAGGTGAGCCGGGCCCAGACTTTGGAGGAAGAGCCCCCTCACGGCTCCAGCAACGACTGGCTGGGCACCCAGTCCTCAGAGACACAGGACTTCCAGGAGTTCATGGCCGAGAATGAAACGGCGGTCATGCACCTGCAGACGGCCGAGGAGCTGGAGCGGCTGAAGGCGGAAGAAGACTCTAGCAGCGGCTCCAGCGTGGAAAGCCTCGGCGTTTGCATCTTGGAAGAGCCCCTCGCAGTCCCAGAGGGAATCTGCCCCAGCCTGGCCACGCCTATCCTCATTCAGGCCCAGCTTCCTCCGGGGTCCTCGGTTCTGTGCTTTACGGACAGCTCTGAGCAAGCCAGCTCAGCTGAGGGTGACCAGCCCTACTTGAACAATGGGCCTGTTGTGTATTACCAGGTCGACCAAAGGTCGGTGCTGGGGGTGAAGGGAGAGAGCAGCGCGGAGGAGTCTGAGATCCCGTCTCGTTACCCAGAGGAGAAGGAGCTGAGTGTCTACTCTGTCCCTGTTAGCTCGCTGATGCCTTGTGGCAGAGCAGCTGCCTCGGGAAGGGCGGAAGCAGGGAAGGCCGCTTTGTCCTCGGATCCCCTTCCTTCTGAAAGCAGCCTGTCCGAGGGTCCCCTGCCTTTCCATCCCGATGTGCCACAGGACAGCTTGTGCCCTCAAGGGGTGGGGCAACCCCCAGATAGAGCTTCTGAGCTGCCTTCCTCAGAGGAACACGCTCTGGGACCTGCCCTGGCTGTGTGA